One genomic window of Phycisphaerales bacterium includes the following:
- a CDS encoding vitamin B12 dependent-methionine synthase activation domain-containing protein, producing MPDTYDKTYDPLQAFIDLFKDVDSVGSTAEEKKDLTLEERLRAHIIDGEKEGLHDALDEAMQQYKPLEIVNDHLLDGMKTVGELFGSGQMQLPFVLQSAEVMKMAVAHLEPHMEKVEGEGKGSIVLATVKGDVHDIGKNLVDIILSNNGYTVHNIGIKQTLPQILEAWKQTKADAIGLSGLLVKSVTVMEENLKEMTEQAIDVPVILGGAALTRHYCESHLRDLYAGKVFYGKDAFEGLRTMDMLKAGKTDVLDGEIAERLGKRSDAQKVVAEARAKKADQQDAFAASKNDGGTATAVRSSVATDVNVPEAPFWGSRIVEGLSLDEIYPFINTTALFRGQWQFKKGSMSPEQYEQYLEDTVEPVFDRLKAELRDNDVLHPRVVYGYWPVQSDGDDLIVFDPTDHDKEIERFRFPRQASSKKLCIADFFKGVDSGQKDVLALTCVTMGDEVSQVAKRLFDNNDFTEYLYVHGMGVESAEALAELWHKRIRAELGIGGDDSPRIPELFRQKYRGSRYSPGYPACPDMSDQEIIWRLLDPERIGCRLTENWQIDPEQSTSAFVVHHPAAKYFNV from the coding sequence TTGCCTGACACCTACGACAAGACCTACGACCCGCTCCAGGCCTTCATCGACCTCTTCAAGGACGTCGACAGCGTCGGCTCGACAGCCGAGGAGAAGAAGGACCTCACGCTCGAGGAGCGTCTTCGCGCCCACATCATCGACGGCGAGAAGGAAGGGCTGCATGACGCCCTCGACGAGGCGATGCAGCAGTACAAGCCCCTGGAGATCGTCAACGATCACTTGCTGGACGGCATGAAGACCGTGGGCGAACTCTTTGGCAGCGGGCAGATGCAGCTTCCGTTCGTGCTGCAATCCGCCGAGGTCATGAAGATGGCCGTGGCGCACCTCGAGCCCCACATGGAGAAGGTGGAGGGCGAGGGCAAGGGCTCGATCGTGCTGGCGACCGTCAAGGGCGACGTGCACGACATCGGCAAGAACCTCGTCGACATCATCCTGAGCAACAACGGCTACACGGTCCACAACATCGGCATCAAGCAGACGCTGCCCCAGATCCTCGAGGCCTGGAAGCAGACCAAGGCCGACGCCATCGGGCTCAGCGGGCTGCTCGTCAAGTCCGTGACCGTGATGGAAGAGAACCTCAAGGAGATGACCGAGCAGGCCATCGACGTGCCGGTCATCCTCGGCGGGGCCGCTCTCACGCGGCACTACTGCGAGAGCCACCTGCGCGACCTCTACGCGGGCAAGGTCTTCTACGGCAAGGACGCGTTCGAGGGCTTGCGCACGATGGACATGCTCAAGGCCGGAAAGACCGACGTGCTCGATGGTGAGATCGCCGAGCGCCTGGGCAAGCGCAGCGATGCGCAGAAGGTCGTCGCCGAGGCGCGTGCGAAGAAGGCCGATCAGCAAGACGCGTTCGCGGCCTCGAAGAACGATGGTGGTACCGCCACCGCCGTGCGCAGCAGCGTCGCGACCGACGTCAACGTGCCCGAAGCGCCCTTCTGGGGCTCGCGCATCGTCGAGGGCCTGAGCCTCGACGAGATCTACCCCTTCATCAATACCACCGCGCTCTTCCGCGGCCAATGGCAGTTCAAGAAGGGCTCAATGAGCCCCGAGCAGTACGAGCAGTACCTCGAGGACACCGTCGAGCCCGTGTTCGATCGCCTCAAGGCCGAGCTGCGCGACAACGACGTGCTGCACCCGCGCGTGGTGTACGGCTACTGGCCCGTGCAGAGCGACGGCGACGACCTCATCGTGTTTGATCCGACCGACCACGACAAGGAGATCGAGCGCTTCCGCTTCCCGCGGCAGGCCTCGAGCAAGAAGCTGTGCATTGCCGACTTCTTCAAGGGCGTCGACAGCGGGCAGAAGGACGTGCTTGCCCTGACGTGCGTGACGATGGGCGACGAGGTCAGCCAGGTGGCCAAGAGGCTCTTCGACAACAACGACTTCACCGAATACCTCTACGTCCACGGCATGGGCGTCGAGTCGGCCGAGGCGCTGGCCGAGCTGTGGCACAAGCGCATCCGCGCGGAGTTGGGCATCGGCGGCGATGATTCGCCGCGCATTCCAGAACTCTTCCGCCAGAAGTACCGCGGCAGCCGCTACAGCCCGGGCTATCCGGCCTGCCCAGACATGAGCGACCAGGAGATCATCTGGCGGCTGCTCGACCCCGAGCGCATCGGCTGTCGGCTGACCGAGAACTGGCAGATCGACCCCGAGCAGAGCACCAGCGCCTTCGTCGTGCACCACCCCGCCGCGAAGTACTTCAACGTGTAG